The Pseudomonas sp. HOU2 DNA window CGGGTCTTGCTGTACCACTGCTTCTGCGACAGGCGCGGCAGCATCTTCTTCACGTCCAGCCACTTGTCCGGGTTCAGGCCTTCGCGGGACGCCAGTTTGCGTGCGTCATCGAGGTGACCGCTGCCGACGTTGTACGCCGCCAGTGCGAACCAGGTGCGGTCCGGCTCCTGAATCGAATCGTCGAGCTGATCCTTCATGTAGGCCAGGTACTTGGCGCCGCCCATGATGCTCTGCTTGGGATCGAGACGGTTCGACACGCCCATCGCCTGCGCGGTGTTCTGGGTCAGCATCATCAGACCGCGCACGCCGGTTTTCGAGGTGACCGCCGGTTGCCACAGCGATTCCTGATAACCGATGGCCGCCAGCAGGCGCCAGTCGACTTTCTCTTTCTTGGCGTAGGTCTTGAAGTGCTGTTCGTATTTGGGCAGGCGTTGCTGCAAGTGCTGGGCGAAGGTGGTGGCGCCCATGTAGCCGAGGACATCGACGTGGCCGTAGTAACGGTCTTTCAGGCGCTGCAGGGTGCCGTTCTTCTGCACCTTGTCGAGGTAGGCGTTGATCTCGTTGAGCAGGCTGTTGTCTTCGCCGGCGGCCACCGCCCAGCTCTGGCTGCGCGCATCGCCAAGGTCGAAGGCCACGCGGATGTTGGTGAAGTACACCTGGTTCATCGCCACTTCGTTGGAGTCGACCAGCGTCAGGTCGATCTGGCCTTCATCGACCATGCGCAGCAGGTCGACCACTTCCACGGCGTCGGATTCTTCGTACTCGATGCCCGGAAACTTCTTTTTCAGCTCCGCCAGTTGCTCGGCGTGGGTGCTGCCCTTGAGCACCATGATCTTTTTGCCGACCAGATCACCTGGATCGGTAGGGCGCGACTGGCCGTTGCGATAGATGATCTGCGGAGTGACTTCGAGATAGGAGTGGGAGAAGCGCACCTGTTTCTTGCGCTCATCGCTGCTGACCAGACCCGCCGCCGCCAGCACCGGGCCGTTCGGCTTGCCGATCTGGTTGAACAGGTCGTCGAGGTTATCGGCGGTCTCGATCTTCAGTTCAACACCCAAATCGTCGGCGAAGCGCTTCACCAGCTCGTATTCGAAGCCGGTTTCACCGCTGCGATCCTGAAAGT harbors:
- the mltF gene encoding membrane-bound lytic murein transglycosylase MltF codes for the protein MFFPTALRPRYAKWLIATGLFLMLGGCVDKPNTLERVKEDGVLRVITRNSPATYFQDRSGETGFEYELVKRFADDLGVELKIETADNLDDLFNQIGKPNGPVLAAAGLVSSDERKKQVRFSHSYLEVTPQIIYRNGQSRPTDPGDLVGKKIMVLKGSTHAEQLAELKKKFPGIEYEESDAVEVVDLLRMVDEGQIDLTLVDSNEVAMNQVYFTNIRVAFDLGDARSQSWAVAAGEDNSLLNEINAYLDKVQKNGTLQRLKDRYYGHVDVLGYMGATTFAQHLQQRLPKYEQHFKTYAKKEKVDWRLLAAIGYQESLWQPAVTSKTGVRGLMMLTQNTAQAMGVSNRLDPKQSIMGGAKYLAYMKDQLDDSIQEPDRTWFALAAYNVGSGHLDDARKLASREGLNPDKWLDVKKMLPRLSQKQWYSKTRYGYARGGEPVHFVANIRRYYDILTWVTQPQLEGDQVAEGNLHVPGIDKTKPAQEPAPL